In one Tachysurus fulvidraco isolate hzauxx_2018 chromosome 16, HZAU_PFXX_2.0, whole genome shotgun sequence genomic region, the following are encoded:
- the LOC113655610 gene encoding trypsin-1-like gives MRSLVLLLLVGACFALEDDKIVGGYECKPNSQPWQVSLNVGYHFCGGSLINQNWVVSAAHCYKSRLEVRLGEHNIKVKEGSEQFISSAKVIRNPNYDSWNIDNDIMLIKLSQPATLNSYVQPVALPKSCPPAGTRCIVSGWGNTMSSTADSNKLQCLEVPIISDKDCNNSYPGMITDSMFCAGYLEGGKDSCQGDSGGPVVCNGELQGVVSWGYGCAEKNRPGVYCKVCIFTSWISDTMASN, from the exons ATgaggtctctggtcctgctttTGCTTGTAGGAGCTTGCT TTGCTCTGGAGGATGACAAGATCGTTGGAGGGTATGAGTGCAAACCCAACTCCCAGCCCTGGCAAGTGTCTCTGAACGTTGGCTATCACTTCTGTGGTGGTTCTCTGATTAATCAGAACTGGGTTGTTTCTGCTGCTCACTGCTACAAATC TCGTTTGGAGGTTCGTTTGGGAGAGCACAACATAAAGGTTAAAGAGGGTAGTGAGCAGTTCATCTCCTCTGCTAAGGTCATCCGCAATCCCAACTATGACTCCTGGAACATTGACAATGACATCATGCTCATCAAGCTGAGTCAACCTGCTACCCTGAACAGCTATGTGCAGCCTGTGGCACTGCCCAAGAGCTGCCCCCCTGCAGGCACCAGGTGCATAGTCTCTGGATGGGGAAACACCATGAGCTCCA CTGCTGATAGCAACAAGCTGCAGTGTCTGGAGGTCCCTATTATCTCTGACAAGGATTGTAATAACTCTTACCCTGGCATGATCACTGACTCCATGTTCTGTGCTGGTTACCTGGAGGGAGGCAAGGACTCTTGCCAG gGTGACTCTGGTGGCCCTGTGGTGTGCAACGGTGAGCTGCAAGGTGTTGTGTCTTGGGGTTATGGCTGTGCTGAGAAGAATCGCCCTGGTGTCTATTGCAAG GTCTGCATTTTCACCAGCTGGATTTCTGATACAATGGCCAGCAATTAA